The following are from one region of the Staphylococcus schleiferi genome:
- a CDS encoding shikimate kinase, translated as MKTTSKMPIVLIGFMGAGKSTIGKILSRELNCSFTDLDSLVEAQLNQSIPEIFELEGEKAFRRYECQYLKHALEKYDIIATGGGILSDDQTFNFLKKQEITVVWIDAPFEILYERIKNDANRPNANKKSYDALKSLYYSRNSRYNEIAFIKISSKISLRETLNEIKNTIFANDQY; from the coding sequence TTGAAGACAACTAGTAAAATGCCTATCGTATTAATAGGATTCATGGGCGCAGGTAAATCCACAATTGGCAAAATTTTATCACGTGAACTCAATTGCTCATTTACTGATTTAGACAGTTTGGTTGAAGCGCAATTGAATCAATCAATACCAGAAATTTTTGAGTTAGAAGGGGAAAAAGCATTTAGAAGATATGAATGTCAATATTTAAAACATGCACTAGAAAAATATGATATTATAGCCACAGGTGGCGGTATACTATCAGACGATCAAACATTCAATTTTCTAAAAAAACAGGAAATAACGGTTGTTTGGATAGATGCACCCTTCGAAATTTTATATGAACGCATTAAAAATGATGCGAATCGACCTAATGCAAACAAAAAAAGTTATGACGCCTTAAAAAGCTTGTATTATAGTCGTAATTCAAGATATAATGAAATCGCATTCATTAAGATTTCATCCAAAATATCATTGCGAGAAACACTTAATGAAATTAAAAACACAATATTTGCGAACGATCAATATTAG
- the gcvT gene encoding glycine cleavage system aminomethyltransferase GcvT: MSEGLKQTPLYQHYVDASAKIVEFGGWAMPVQFSSIKEEHNAVRSNVGLFDVSHMGEIIIEGPDAAKLVQYVLSNDTEQLTLSKAQYTALCNEHGGVIDDLVIYQLDTQRYLLIVNAANVEKDYQWIVDHSQDFDAKVENVSSSYGQLAVQGPNARQLIQAQVQDDISDMKMFEFKKEVELFDKKVILSQSGYTGEDGFEIYCDSADVVAIWEKLLSLDVVPCGLGARDTLRLEAGLPLHGQDLSEMITPYEGGIAFAAKPLIEADFIGKSVLKEQKENGAPRRTIGLRMIEKGIPRTGYTIYNLEGKEIGEVTSGTQSPSTGHSIGMGIIQRDEFEMGKEVIIQVRKKQVKAQIVKKNQIEK; encoded by the coding sequence ATGTCTGAAGGTTTAAAACAAACCCCGTTATATCAACACTATGTTGATGCTAGTGCAAAAATTGTTGAATTCGGTGGTTGGGCAATGCCTGTTCAATTTTCAAGTATTAAAGAAGAGCATAATGCTGTTCGATCTAATGTGGGATTATTCGATGTCAGTCATATGGGGGAAATTATCATCGAAGGTCCTGATGCAGCAAAGTTAGTCCAGTATGTACTTTCAAATGATACAGAACAACTAACACTTTCAAAAGCACAATATACAGCATTGTGCAATGAACATGGTGGTGTAATTGATGATTTAGTTATTTATCAATTGGATACACAACGTTATTTACTTATTGTTAATGCTGCAAACGTAGAAAAAGACTATCAATGGATTGTTGATCATAGTCAAGATTTTGATGCTAAGGTTGAAAATGTGTCATCAAGTTACGGACAACTCGCTGTACAAGGTCCAAACGCACGTCAATTAATCCAAGCACAGGTTCAAGATGATATCAGCGACATGAAAATGTTTGAATTTAAAAAAGAGGTAGAATTATTTGATAAAAAAGTCATTTTATCTCAATCAGGGTACACAGGAGAAGATGGTTTCGAAATATATTGCGATAGTGCAGACGTAGTTGCCATATGGGAAAAACTCCTTTCTCTTGATGTGGTTCCTTGTGGTTTAGGTGCACGTGATACGTTACGTTTAGAAGCTGGCTTACCTCTGCATGGTCAAGACTTAAGTGAAATGATTACACCATACGAAGGGGGAATTGCATTTGCCGCTAAACCTCTCATTGAAGCCGATTTTATTGGAAAATCAGTACTCAAAGAACAAAAAGAAAATGGTGCACCAAGACGTACAATTGGCTTGCGAATGATTGAAAAAGGGATACCTCGAACAGGTTACACCATTTACAATTTAGAAGGCAAAGAAATAGGTGAAGTCACGTCTGGAACTCAGTCCCCTTCTACAGGACACTCAATTGGTATGGGAATTATTCAACGTGATGAATTTGAAATGGGAAAAGAAGTCATTATTCAAGTTAGAAAAAAACAAGTAAAAGCGCAAATTGTTAAAAAAAATCAAATTGAAAAATAG
- the gcvPA gene encoding aminomethyl-transferring glycine dehydrogenase subunit GcvPA, which produces MSHRYIPLTEQDEKDMLETIGVNSIQDLYSDVPENILLNRDLNIEEAEPETQLLKRLNRIANKNTTKETHTSFLGAGVYDHYAPAVVDAMISRSEFYTAYTPYQPEISQGELQAIFEFQTMICELTGMDVANSSMYDGMTSFAEACLLAWGKTKKSKIVVSKGLHYQALQVLHTYSAIREQYEVVEVDLEGTITDLEKLEAAIDDDTAAVAVQYPNFYGSIEDLEAIQALIKDKKALFIVFANPLSLGLLTPPGEFGADIVVGDTQVFGIPSQFGGPHCGYFATTKQLMRKIPGRLVGQTQDDDGNRGFVLTLQAREQHIRRETATSNICSNQALNALASSIAMSALGKQGIYDIAEQNIENANYAKAQFKNNGFKVNEDTSFNEFVVEFNKPIEEVNALLLEEGIIGGFDLSVVDPQYKNHMLVAVTELRTKAEIDTFVKKAGELNGK; this is translated from the coding sequence GTGAGTCATCGTTATATTCCATTAACTGAACAAGATGAGAAGGACATGTTAGAAACGATTGGGGTAAATTCAATTCAAGATTTATATAGTGACGTTCCTGAAAACATCCTTCTAAACCGAGATTTAAATATCGAAGAGGCTGAACCAGAGACACAATTGCTAAAGCGATTAAATCGAATTGCAAATAAGAATACAACTAAAGAAACACATACAAGTTTCCTTGGTGCGGGTGTTTATGACCATTATGCACCTGCAGTGGTAGATGCCATGATTTCTAGATCAGAATTCTACACTGCTTATACACCTTATCAACCTGAAATTTCACAAGGTGAACTACAAGCTATATTTGAGTTTCAAACGATGATTTGTGAGTTAACAGGTATGGACGTAGCGAACTCATCGATGTACGACGGCATGACAAGCTTTGCTGAAGCGTGTTTGTTAGCTTGGGGGAAAACTAAAAAAAGTAAAATTGTGGTTTCAAAAGGTTTACACTATCAAGCATTACAAGTATTACACACATATTCTGCAATTCGTGAGCAATATGAAGTTGTGGAAGTCGATTTAGAAGGTACAATCACTGATTTAGAAAAACTTGAAGCAGCAATCGACGATGACACAGCAGCTGTTGCTGTTCAATATCCTAATTTCTATGGTTCAATAGAAGATTTAGAAGCCATTCAAGCGCTTATTAAAGACAAAAAAGCTTTATTTATTGTCTTTGCTAATCCACTTTCATTAGGTTTATTAACGCCACCGGGTGAATTTGGTGCAGATATCGTTGTTGGTGATACACAAGTGTTTGGAATCCCTTCTCAATTCGGCGGACCTCACTGTGGATATTTTGCGACAACGAAGCAATTAATGAGAAAGATACCTGGACGTTTAGTAGGTCAAACACAAGATGATGATGGTAACCGCGGTTTTGTTTTAACATTACAGGCACGCGAACAACATATTCGACGTGAAACAGCTACATCTAACATTTGTTCAAATCAAGCTTTAAATGCACTCGCATCTTCAATTGCGATGTCCGCTTTAGGTAAACAAGGAATCTATGACATAGCTGAACAAAATATTGAAAATGCCAATTATGCTAAAGCTCAGTTTAAAAACAATGGTTTTAAAGTCAATGAAGACACTTCTTTTAATGAATTTGTCGTTGAATTCAATAAACCTATCGAAGAAGTAAACGCATTATTACTTGAAGAAGGTATTATTGGTGGCTTCGACTTAAGTGTCGTTGATCCTCAATACAAAAACCATATGCTTGTCGCTGTAACGGAACTAAGAACAAAAGCTGAAATTGATACATTTGTTAAGAAAGCGGGTGAATTAAATGGTAAGTAA
- the gcvPB gene encoding aminomethyl-transferring glycine dehydrogenase subunit GcvPB, whose translation MVSKSSPLIFERSKEGRFAYALPKKEINENVAEKLLDSKFIRKNKAEFPEVSELDLVRHYTELSHKNFGVDTGFYPLGSCTMKYNPKVNEKAARIPGFAESHPLQDVNQVQGSLEIIYSLQEELKEITGMDEISLQPAAGAHGECTALMIFKAYHLQNGDTQRDEVIVPDSAHGTNPASAVFAGFKAVTVKSNEKGEVDIDHLKELVSEKTAAIMLTNPNTLGIFETNIMEIRDIVHEAGGLLYYDGANLNAIMDKVRPGDMGFDAVHLNLHKTFTGPHGGGGPGSGPIGVKKALREYLPKPLVVKNGDRFEYDNDIQHSIGRVKPFYGNFGIYLRAYTYIRSMGYQGLREVSEAAVLNANYMKARLKDTFVIPFDQYCKHEFVLSGTKQKKLGVRTLDMAKRLLDFGVHPPTVYFPLIVDEGMMIEPTETESKETLDYFCDALIQIAKEAEEDPDKVLEAPHTTIIDRLDETTAARKPILKFENLKEEK comes from the coding sequence ATGGTAAGTAAATCTAGTCCATTAATATTTGAACGTTCAAAAGAAGGGCGCTTTGCCTATGCATTACCTAAAAAAGAGATAAACGAGAATGTCGCGGAAAAGTTATTAGATTCAAAATTCATTCGTAAAAATAAGGCTGAATTTCCAGAAGTATCAGAATTAGATCTTGTTCGTCATTATACAGAACTATCTCATAAAAACTTCGGTGTAGATACAGGCTTTTATCCATTAGGTTCTTGTACAATGAAATACAATCCTAAAGTAAATGAAAAAGCCGCACGCATTCCTGGCTTTGCTGAATCACACCCGCTTCAAGATGTGAATCAAGTTCAAGGTTCATTAGAAATTATTTACAGCTTGCAAGAAGAGCTTAAAGAAATTACTGGCATGGATGAAATTTCTTTACAACCCGCAGCGGGTGCACATGGTGAGTGTACTGCTTTAATGATTTTCAAAGCCTATCATTTACAAAATGGTGATACACAGCGTGATGAAGTTATTGTTCCTGACTCTGCGCACGGTACAAACCCAGCTTCAGCCGTATTTGCTGGTTTTAAAGCAGTCACTGTGAAATCTAATGAAAAAGGTGAAGTCGATATTGATCACCTAAAAGAGTTAGTCAGTGAAAAAACTGCAGCTATCATGTTAACCAACCCTAATACATTAGGAATATTTGAAACTAATATTATGGAGATTCGAGACATCGTTCACGAAGCAGGCGGATTGCTTTATTACGACGGCGCTAATTTAAACGCTATTATGGACAAAGTTAGACCAGGTGATATGGGCTTTGACGCTGTACATCTTAATTTACACAAAACATTTACTGGCCCACATGGCGGTGGTGGACCGGGTTCAGGCCCAATTGGTGTTAAAAAGGCCCTTAGAGAATATTTGCCAAAACCACTAGTTGTTAAAAATGGCGATCGTTTTGAATACGATAATGACATCCAACATTCGATTGGTCGTGTTAAACCGTTTTATGGTAATTTTGGTATCTATTTACGTGCATACACGTATATTCGCTCAATGGGTTACCAAGGTTTGAGAGAAGTGTCAGAAGCAGCTGTGCTTAATGCAAATTACATGAAAGCGAGACTTAAAGATACTTTTGTCATTCCATTTGATCAATATTGTAAGCATGAATTTGTACTAAGCGGTACAAAACAGAAAAAATTGGGTGTGCGTACATTAGATATGGCTAAACGACTCTTAGATTTTGGTGTTCATCCACCTACTGTTTATTTCCCTCTGATTGTTGATGAAGGTATGATGATAGAGCCAACTGAAACAGAATCTAAAGAAACGTTAGATTATTTCTGTGACGCTTTAATTCAAATTGCTAAAGAAGCAGAAGAAGATCCTGATAAGGTTTTAGAAGCGCCACATACAACGATAATCGATCGATTAGATGAAACAACAGCAGCACGTAAGCCTATATTAAAATTTGAAAATTTAAAAGAAGAAAAATAA
- a CDS encoding rhodanese-like domain-containing protein → MVINYLINKKSVTELDQEAFQQGIRKAQVIDLREKADYDYGHINGARNIPMTMFRQRYQGLRKDQPIYLVDANGIASYRAARTLKKKGYKDLYMLKGGYKKWTGKIKSKK, encoded by the coding sequence ATGGTAATTAATTATTTGATTAATAAAAAATCTGTTACAGAATTGGATCAAGAAGCTTTTCAACAAGGCATTCGAAAAGCACAAGTCATTGACCTTCGTGAAAAAGCAGATTATGACTATGGTCACATTAATGGTGCAAGAAACATACCTATGACCATGTTCCGTCAACGCTATCAAGGTTTACGAAAAGACCAACCGATTTATTTGGTTGATGCCAATGGTATCGCAAGTTATCGTGCGGCAAGAACGTTAAAGAAAAAAGGATATAAAGACTTATATATGCTAAAAGGCGGTTACAAAAAGTGGACTGGCAAAATTAAGTCTAAAAAGTAA
- a CDS encoding biotin/lipoate A/B protein ligase family protein: MTETWHFINTGSHDPYYNMALDEALLNFVSRGEIDPVIRFYTWNPPTLSIGYFQRLSKEIDINKVKEKGYGLVRRQTGGRGVLHDKELTYSVIVPESHPDMPKTVTEAYRVISEGLLEGFKSLGFDAYFAVPRSKEEREKLKQPRSSVCFDAPSWYELVVEGKKIAGSAQTRQKGVILQHGSILQDVDIDDLFDMFIFKNDRLKAKMKEAFVEKAVAINDLSNSHVSLTEMEVAFKEGFKKALDLEYQPLELTEAQQEEVKALEEKYRSEAFLYRK; encoded by the coding sequence ATGACAGAAACTTGGCATTTTATTAATACAGGGAGCCATGACCCATATTATAATATGGCATTAGACGAAGCATTATTAAACTTTGTCTCAAGAGGGGAAATCGATCCCGTCATCAGATTTTACACGTGGAACCCACCGACATTGTCGATTGGTTATTTCCAACGTTTATCAAAAGAAATCGATATCAACAAAGTAAAAGAAAAAGGTTACGGTCTTGTAAGACGACAAACTGGAGGTAGAGGTGTCTTACATGATAAAGAGTTAACATATAGTGTGATTGTTCCTGAGTCTCATCCAGATATGCCTAAAACGGTAACTGAAGCGTACCGTGTCATTTCTGAAGGTTTATTGGAAGGCTTCAAGTCACTTGGTTTTGATGCTTATTTTGCAGTACCTCGCTCTAAAGAGGAACGTGAGAAACTTAAACAACCACGAAGTTCGGTATGTTTCGATGCGCCAAGCTGGTATGAACTTGTTGTCGAAGGAAAAAAAATCGCCGGAAGTGCGCAAACACGTCAAAAAGGCGTTATCTTACAACACGGTTCAATACTACAAGATGTCGACATCGATGATCTATTTGATATGTTTATTTTTAAAAATGATCGATTAAAAGCCAAAATGAAGGAAGCTTTTGTAGAAAAAGCGGTCGCAATTAATGATTTGTCTAATAGTCATGTATCATTAACCGAAATGGAAGTAGCTTTTAAAGAAGGCTTTAAAAAAGCTTTAGATTTGGAATATCAACCGCTTGAATTGACCGAGGCTCAACAAGAAGAAGTAAAAGCGTTGGAAGAAAAATATCGCTCGGAAGCATTTTTATACAGAAAATAA
- a CDS encoding SA1362 family protein, whose amino-acid sequence MQKILFGIVIIIAIIGLVLNLDLVLFGIFKSIIMLIVMIAVIYLIYFFFFLTPDQRNYKLRVWKNRYRRRR is encoded by the coding sequence TTGCAAAAAATCCTATTTGGTATCGTAATTATTATTGCGATAATCGGGTTAGTGTTGAATTTAGATCTTGTTTTATTTGGAATATTTAAATCAATTATCATGCTTATTGTGATGATTGCTGTGATTTATTTGATTTATTTCTTTTTCTTTTTAACGCCCGATCAAAGAAACTATAAATTGAGAGTGTGGAAAAATCGTTACCGACGCCGCAGATAA
- a CDS encoding M24 family metallopeptidase, whose amino-acid sequence MKNRINKVRSLLQEKHIDGLVVLTDFNRRYLSGFTGTSGGLLITADQARLITDFRYIDQATEQAPLFEIVKQESDLYSSVITQIQELNLQNIGFEGHLVSYDAFLKLNQGRHDLISIGDEIEKIRRVKDTDEIKLIQKAADIVDQAYEHILNVAKPGMTEKELKAHLESKMLHLGADDTSFDTIVASGKRGALPHGVASDKVIESGDMVTLDFGAYYQGYSSDITRTFAVGQPSDEMIKIYNIVLKSQEAAIQAIKAGMTGKEIDSIARQVISDAGYGDNFGHSLGHGIGLDVHEQPALSQKSDTVLEINHCVTIEPGIYVNGLGGVRIEDDILITENGGQCFTNCRKDLIIL is encoded by the coding sequence ATGAAAAATAGAATAAATAAAGTAAGAAGTCTATTACAAGAAAAACATATAGATGGCCTAGTTGTTCTCACAGATTTTAATAGACGTTATTTATCTGGCTTTACTGGAACAAGCGGTGGCTTATTAATTACAGCAGATCAAGCCCGTTTAATTACGGATTTTCGCTATATCGATCAAGCAACTGAACAAGCACCATTATTTGAAATTGTTAAACAAGAAAGTGATCTTTATTCTAGTGTAATCACACAAATTCAAGAATTAAACCTTCAAAATATAGGTTTTGAAGGGCACCTTGTTTCTTATGATGCCTTTTTAAAATTAAACCAAGGACGTCACGATTTAATATCAATAGGCGATGAAATTGAAAAAATTCGTCGCGTAAAAGATACGGACGAAATTAAATTGATTCAAAAAGCAGCGGATATCGTAGACCAAGCTTACGAACATATTCTAAATGTGGCAAAACCAGGGATGACAGAAAAAGAATTAAAAGCGCATTTGGAAAGTAAAATGTTACATCTAGGTGCAGACGACACATCATTTGATACTATCGTTGCTTCTGGTAAAAGAGGCGCACTCCCACACGGTGTCGCATCAGATAAAGTCATCGAATCTGGAGATATGGTTACTTTAGATTTTGGAGCTTACTACCAAGGCTATAGTTCTGATATTACGAGAACATTTGCAGTGGGACAACCTTCTGATGAAATGATCAAAATTTATAACATCGTATTAAAAAGTCAAGAAGCTGCAATTCAGGCGATTAAAGCAGGCATGACTGGTAAAGAAATCGACTCAATCGCGCGTCAAGTGATTTCTGATGCAGGCTACGGTGACAATTTTGGTCATTCATTAGGTCATGGTATTGGATTAGATGTACATGAGCAACCAGCGCTTTCTCAAAAATCTGATACCGTTCTTGAAATCAATCATTGTGTTACGATTGAACCGGGTATATATGTAAATGGTCTTGGTGGTGTTCGTATTGAAGATGACATTTTAATTACAGAAAATGGCGGTCAATGCTTTACTAATTGTCGAAAAGACCTTATTATTTTATAA
- the efp gene encoding elongation factor P has protein sequence MISVNDFKTGLTISVDNGIWKVLEFQHVKPGKGSAFVRSKLRNLRTGAIQEKTFRAGEKVEPAMIENRRMQYLYADGDNHVFMDNETFEQTELTTQYLEHELKFLVANMDVQIQTYEGETIGVELPKTVELRVTETEPGIKGDTATGATKSATVETGYSLNVPLFVNEGDVLVINTTDGSYVSRA, from the coding sequence ATGATTTCTGTAAATGATTTTAAAACAGGTTTAACCATTTCTGTCGATAACGGCATTTGGAAAGTTTTAGAATTCCAACATGTTAAACCTGGTAAAGGGTCTGCTTTTGTGAGATCAAAATTACGTAATTTAAGAACAGGTGCAATTCAAGAAAAGACATTCCGTGCAGGTGAAAAAGTAGAGCCTGCTATGATTGAAAACCGTCGTATGCAATATTTATATGCTGATGGCGACAACCATGTATTTATGGACAATGAAACATTTGAACAAACAGAACTTACAACACAATATTTAGAACATGAATTAAAGTTTTTAGTTGCTAACATGGATGTTCAAATTCAAACATATGAAGGCGAAACAATTGGCGTAGAACTTCCAAAAACTGTTGAACTACGCGTAACTGAAACAGAACCGGGTATCAAAGGTGATACTGCGACAGGCGCTACAAAATCAGCTACTGTTGAAACGGGTTATTCATTAAACGTACCACTATTCGTTAACGAAGGCGACGTTTTAGTAATTAATACAACAGATGGAAGTTACGTTTCACGCGCGTAA
- the accB gene encoding acetyl-CoA carboxylase biotin carboxyl carrier protein, whose translation MNFKEIKELIDILDHSNLTEINIEDKGTIVNLKKEKEIVTQQIAPTQPVGAPNTFTEQVSSTPDQDMNQAPSSDDQLQTINAPMVGTFYKSPSPEESAYVQVGDQVSNDTTVCILEAMKLFNEIQAEVSGEIVEILVEDGQMVEYGQALFKVK comes from the coding sequence ATGAATTTTAAAGAGATTAAAGAATTAATCGATATTCTAGATCACTCTAACTTAACTGAAATTAATATAGAAGATAAAGGGACTATCGTTAATCTAAAAAAAGAAAAAGAAATTGTCACTCAACAAATTGCACCGACGCAACCTGTTGGAGCTCCTAATACATTTACTGAACAAGTATCATCAACACCTGATCAGGATATGAACCAAGCACCTTCAAGTGATGATCAACTTCAAACAATCAATGCACCAATGGTTGGTACATTCTATAAATCACCTTCACCAGAAGAAAGCGCATATGTTCAAGTTGGAGATCAAGTCTCTAATGACACGACTGTCTGCATTCTTGAAGCGATGAAATTGTTTAACGAAATTCAAGCTGAAGTCTCAGGAGAAATCGTTGAAATTCTCGTTGAAGACGGACAAATGGTTGAGTATGGCCAAGCCTTATTCAAGGTGAAGTAA
- the accC gene encoding acetyl-CoA carboxylase biotin carboxylase subunit: MKKILIANRGEIAVRIIRACHELGIQTVAIYSEGDKDALHTQLADESYCVGPKQSKDSYLNIPNILSIATSTGCDAIHPGYGFLAENGDFAELCEAVQLKFIGPSYESIQKMGIKDIAKEEMKRANVPVVPGSEGLVNTIEDAIQTADKIGYPVIIKATAGGGGKGIRIARDEDELINGYKMTQQEAETAFGNGGLYLEKFIENFRHIEIQVIGDEYGNVIHLGERDCTIQRRMQKLVEESPSPILTEEKRKEMGDAAIRAAKAVNYFNAGTIEFIYDLDENQFYFMEMNTRIQVEHPVTEMVTGVDLVKLQIKVAMGEQLPYKQEDIKINGHAIEFRINAENPYKNFMPSPGKIEQYLTPGGFGVRIDSACYTNYLIPPYYDSMVAKLIVHQPTRAEAIMSGLRALNEFVVLGIDTTIPFHIRLLNHPVFNEGFFSTKFLEIYDIMNNED; this comes from the coding sequence ATGAAAAAAATATTAATTGCAAACCGTGGTGAGATTGCAGTACGAATTATTCGTGCGTGCCACGAATTGGGTATCCAAACAGTAGCGATATATTCGGAAGGCGATAAAGATGCATTACATACTCAACTAGCTGACGAATCCTACTGTGTAGGACCTAAGCAATCAAAAGATTCATATTTGAATATACCGAACATATTATCAATAGCGACATCAACTGGCTGTGATGCAATTCATCCAGGCTATGGCTTTTTAGCAGAAAATGGGGATTTTGCTGAATTGTGTGAAGCGGTTCAACTTAAGTTTATTGGGCCAAGTTATGAATCTATTCAAAAAATGGGGATTAAAGATATCGCCAAAGAAGAGATGAAGCGCGCAAATGTACCTGTCGTACCCGGTAGTGAAGGCTTAGTTAATACAATAGAAGATGCAATTCAAACTGCAGATAAAATTGGATATCCTGTTATTATTAAAGCCACAGCCGGTGGTGGCGGTAAAGGGATACGTATTGCACGCGATGAAGATGAATTGATAAATGGCTATAAAATGACACAACAAGAAGCTGAAACTGCATTTGGTAATGGTGGTCTTTACTTAGAAAAATTTATTGAGAACTTCAGACATATTGAAATACAAGTTATTGGGGATGAATATGGCAATGTGATTCATTTAGGAGAACGTGATTGTACCATTCAACGACGCATGCAGAAGCTAGTCGAAGAATCACCATCTCCAATTTTAACTGAAGAAAAAAGAAAAGAAATGGGCGATGCTGCAATTAGGGCAGCAAAAGCCGTTAATTATTTTAATGCGGGTACCATTGAGTTTATTTACGATTTGGATGAAAACCAGTTTTATTTTATGGAAATGAATACGAGAATCCAAGTTGAGCATCCTGTTACAGAAATGGTAACGGGTGTTGATCTAGTGAAGCTACAGATTAAAGTTGCGATGGGTGAGCAACTCCCTTATAAACAAGAAGATATCAAAATCAATGGGCATGCGATTGAGTTCCGTATCAATGCAGAAAATCCTTATAAAAACTTTATGCCTTCACCGGGTAAAATCGAACAATATTTGACACCAGGTGGGTTTGGCGTTCGTATCGACTCTGCTTGTTATACAAACTATTTAATACCTCCGTACTATGACTCAATGGTTGCGAAACTTATCGTACATCAACCTACTAGAGCAGAAGCCATTATGTCTGGTTTACGTGCTTTGAACGAATTTGTAGTTTTAGGTATTGACACAACAATTCCATTCCATATCCGATTATTAAACCATCCTGTTTTTAATGAAGGTTTCTTTAGCACGAAGTTTTTAGAGATATACGATATTATGAATAACGAAGATTAA
- a CDS encoding Asp23/Gls24 family envelope stress response protein: protein MVKPIENFNPNLGTVEIVPEVISLIASIAVSEVKGVHGVFSDLKNSTLERFGRKNLNKGIKIDTKDNEIFIDVYCSLQYGVKVSETALKVQESIHSAIHTMTALSPQQINVHITHIEMAKK from the coding sequence ATGGTTAAACCAATTGAAAATTTCAACCCAAATCTAGGTACAGTCGAAATCGTTCCCGAGGTCATTTCTTTAATTGCTAGTATTGCTGTTTCAGAAGTAAAAGGGGTACATGGTGTTTTTTCAGACTTGAAAAATTCCACATTAGAACGTTTTGGGCGCAAAAATTTAAACAAAGGTATCAAAATTGACACGAAAGACAATGAAATTTTTATCGATGTCTATTGTTCATTACAATATGGCGTTAAAGTGTCAGAAACAGCATTGAAAGTTCAAGAATCCATTCATAGTGCTATTCATACAATGACTGCACTTTCACCACAACAAATTAATGTTCATATTACACATATAGAAATGGCTAAAAAATAG
- the nusB gene encoding transcription antitermination factor NusB, whose amino-acid sequence MSRKQARSQAFQTLFQLEMKDSELTIDEAISFIKDDYPDLDFDFIKWLVSGVKDHQNVLDEKISPHLNGWTIPRLLKSDRIILRMATFEIDHSDTPEKVIINEAVELAKQFSDDDNYKFINGVLSHIKRN is encoded by the coding sequence TTGAGTAGAAAACAAGCGAGAAGTCAAGCTTTCCAAACATTATTTCAACTAGAAATGAAAGATTCAGAACTAACAATCGATGAAGCCATCAGCTTTATTAAAGATGACTATCCAGATTTAGATTTTGACTTCATTAAATGGCTTGTTTCTGGTGTCAAAGACCATCAAAATGTGTTAGATGAAAAGATCAGCCCACATTTAAATGGTTGGACAATTCCACGTTTATTAAAATCAGACCGCATCATTTTGAGAATGGCGACATTTGAAATTGATCATAGTGACACACCAGAAAAAGTTATTATTAACGAGGCTGTTGAATTGGCTAAACAATTTAGTGATGACGACAATTATAAATTTATCAATGGCGTATTAAGTCATATCAAAAGAAATTGA